The following coding sequences lie in one Mucilaginibacter sp. KACC 22773 genomic window:
- a CDS encoding SDR family NAD(P)-dependent oxidoreductase, with translation MTFDFTNKRVLITGGSRGIGRACAQLFAAAGAQVAITYLSNQQAAEETIALLPGTGHSAWQLAIQDASAVETFMKAFIAKHNGIDVLVNNAGVFLEHKIMDADYTHWLAMWKQTIDVNLMGVANLCYFAGRQMAEQGGGKIVNISSRGAFRGEPDCPAYGASKAGLNSLSQSLAIALAPKGVSIHVIAPGFTETDMTADILNSPAGQAIKNQSPFGRVARAEEVARLAAIFASEGMEFSSGSIIDINGASYLRS, from the coding sequence ATGACATTTGATTTTACAAACAAAAGGGTTTTAATCACGGGCGGCTCGCGCGGTATAGGGCGGGCTTGCGCGCAGTTATTCGCGGCTGCGGGTGCACAGGTTGCCATAACCTACTTAAGCAATCAGCAGGCCGCCGAAGAAACAATTGCCTTGCTGCCGGGAACCGGGCACAGTGCATGGCAATTGGCAATACAGGATGCCAGCGCGGTTGAAACCTTTATGAAGGCTTTTATAGCAAAGCATAACGGGATTGATGTATTGGTGAACAATGCGGGTGTATTCCTGGAACACAAGATTATGGATGCTGATTATACTCACTGGCTGGCTATGTGGAAACAAACCATTGATGTTAACCTGATGGGTGTTGCCAACCTGTGTTACTTTGCAGGCCGGCAGATGGCGGAGCAGGGCGGCGGTAAAATAGTGAACATTTCATCCCGTGGGGCATTCCGCGGTGAGCCTGATTGCCCTGCTTATGGTGCAAGTAAGGCAGGGCTGAACTCCCTGAGCCAATCATTGGCTATTGCATTGGCGCCAAAGGGTGTAAGCATACATGTTATAGCGCCAGGGTTTACAGAAACAGATATGACTGCCGACATTTTGAACAGTCCGGCCGGGCAGGCAATAAAAAACCAAAGCCCTTTTGGCCGCGTGGCCAGAGCAGAAGAGGTAGCCCGGCTGGCAGCCATTTTCGCATCTGAGGGGATGGAATTTAGTAGCGGCAGTATTATTGATATTAACGGCGCATCGTACCTAAGGAGTTAA
- a CDS encoding YifB family Mg chelatase-like AAA ATPase: protein MLVKTFGSAVYGIQAITITVEVNIAAGTKYFIVGLPDVAIKESYFRIDSALKNCNFRMPRQQVVVNMAPADIKKEGSSYDLTIATAVLAASGQLDAEELDKYIIMGELSLDGSLQPIKGALPIAIQARKDGFKGFILPKQNAREAAIVNDLEVYGVESIKEVVGFFNGDIKLEPVIVNTREEFYDSLCNYDSDFSEVRGQENIKRALEIAAAGGHNVILIGPPGAGKTMLARRLPSILPPLSLYEALETTKIHSVAGKLAAADALVTIRPFRSPHHTISDVALVGGGSNPAPGEISLAHNGVLFLDELPEFKRSALEVMRQPLEERRVTISRAKFTVDYPSSFMLVASMNPCPCGYYNHPEKECICPPGMVQKYLSKISGPLLDRIDLHVEVTPVNFNELSSDRLAEKSENIRERVIKAREIQIERFGNRPDLHANAQMSPQMVRDLCKIDAAGQTLLKKAMEKLGLSARAYDRILKVARTIADLSASEDIKLEHLAEAIHFRSLDREGWAG, encoded by the coding sequence GTGTTAGTTAAAACTTTTGGCAGTGCGGTTTATGGGATACAGGCTATCACCATTACAGTTGAGGTAAATATAGCGGCAGGGACCAAATATTTTATTGTGGGCCTGCCCGATGTGGCTATTAAGGAAAGCTATTTCCGTATTGATTCGGCACTAAAAAATTGCAATTTCAGGATGCCGCGCCAGCAGGTGGTGGTAAATATGGCCCCGGCCGATATCAAAAAAGAAGGCTCGTCATATGACCTTACCATTGCTACCGCCGTGTTGGCTGCCTCGGGCCAGTTGGATGCCGAAGAACTGGATAAGTACATCATCATGGGCGAGCTATCGCTTGATGGCAGCCTGCAACCCATCAAAGGTGCGTTGCCCATTGCTATACAGGCCCGTAAAGACGGGTTTAAAGGATTCATCCTCCCTAAACAAAACGCCCGCGAGGCCGCCATTGTAAATGACCTGGAGGTTTATGGTGTTGAAAGCATTAAAGAAGTGGTAGGCTTTTTTAATGGCGATATCAAGCTCGAACCTGTAATAGTAAACACCCGCGAAGAGTTTTACGACAGCCTGTGCAACTACGACAGCGACTTTAGCGAAGTACGCGGCCAGGAAAACATCAAACGCGCCCTGGAAATTGCAGCCGCGGGCGGTCATAACGTTATCCTGATAGGCCCGCCGGGAGCCGGCAAAACCATGCTGGCCCGCAGGCTGCCATCTATTTTACCACCACTAAGCTTATACGAAGCGTTAGAGACCACCAAAATCCATTCTGTTGCAGGTAAGCTTGCCGCTGCCGATGCATTGGTAACTATCAGACCTTTCAGGAGCCCGCACCATACCATCAGCGACGTAGCACTCGTAGGCGGCGGCAGCAATCCCGCCCCCGGCGAAATTTCGCTGGCCCACAATGGAGTTTTGTTCCTGGACGAATTGCCCGAATTTAAACGCAGCGCCCTGGAAGTAATGCGCCAGCCGCTTGAAGAACGTCGTGTAACCATATCAAGGGCAAAGTTTACGGTTGATTACCCATCAAGCTTTATGCTGGTAGCCAGTATGAACCCCTGCCCCTGCGGCTATTACAACCATCCCGAAAAAGAATGTATTTGCCCGCCGGGAATGGTGCAAAAATACCTGAGCAAAATATCCGGCCCGTTGTTGGACAGAATCGACCTGCATGTGGAGGTTACCCCGGTTAATTTCAACGAGCTATCGTCAGACAGGCTGGCCGAAAAAAGTGAAAACATCCGAGAACGCGTAATCAAAGCCCGCGAAATTCAGATAGAACGTTTTGGCAACCGCCCCGATTTACATGCCAACGCCCAAATGAGCCCCCAAATGGTACGCGACCTGTGCAAAATAGATGCCGCCGGCCAAACCCTCCTGAAAAAAGCCATGGAAAAGCTTGGCCTGAGCGCCCGCGCCTATGACCGCATCCTGAAAGTGGCCCGCACCATTGCCGACCTTTCCGCCAGCGAAGACATTAAACTGGAACACCTGGCCGAAGCTATTCATTTCAGGAGTTTGGATAGAGAGGGCTGGGCTGGGTAA
- a CDS encoding TRADD-N-associated membrane domain-containing protein encodes MAQPLNAPSIQQSTKPVRSVLQYMRMAYRIQMLTIILGIIFYLLASYFRVNYIFEKSRSIDLVLSTNKVLARHLNKKLTPQYIDSVRTDMTHEMAHGGYMAIPIDRFMTTDSVIRMDNDKQVIESLSKLSDTAGYNPNELTDRVQNTVSKSFFNKYGLSQFITGGNWWSPWATPIAVFLGVDIFLLLITGYRISLERDKAERARAQLNASNNPKDIRLSWVSAQTTLDTYYRRNLEQNTWTFILSVIVMVIGFILIFWGIGKAISSDSTDKNTSLVSILSTSAGIITQLIGGTFLAIYNSTLKQALDYTTNLQKTSTVGTSLAILNSIEIDDEDVMLADPTIAGKLVDAKIGIAKQLIEQSK; translated from the coding sequence ATGGCCCAACCACTTAACGCCCCCTCAATACAACAGTCCACCAAGCCTGTAAGGTCGGTACTTCAATACATGCGGATGGCTTACCGGATACAAATGCTTACGATTATATTGGGTATCATATTTTATCTGCTGGCCTCTTATTTCAGGGTGAACTATATTTTTGAAAAATCGAGGTCAATAGACCTTGTTTTGTCTACAAACAAGGTACTTGCCAGGCATCTTAACAAAAAGCTCACGCCCCAATATATTGATAGCGTACGTACAGATATGACGCATGAAATGGCTCACGGCGGCTACATGGCAATACCGATAGACCGCTTTATGACAACAGATAGCGTTATCCGCATGGATAATGATAAGCAGGTGATTGAAAGTTTAAGCAAACTTTCAGATACGGCAGGCTATAATCCCAATGAATTGACCGATAGGGTGCAAAATACGGTATCAAAATCCTTTTTTAACAAGTATGGCCTCAGCCAGTTTATAACCGGCGGTAATTGGTGGTCGCCATGGGCAACGCCAATTGCGGTATTTTTAGGTGTCGACATTTTTTTGCTGTTGATAACCGGGTACCGGATAAGCCTTGAGCGCGACAAGGCCGAACGCGCCAGGGCCCAGCTAAATGCCAGCAATAACCCAAAGGATATCAGACTGAGCTGGGTATCGGCCCAAACTACCCTTGATACCTACTATCGCCGTAACCTGGAACAAAATACCTGGACTTTTATACTGAGCGTTATTGTAATGGTCATCGGTTTTATACTGATATTTTGGGGCATAGGTAAGGCTATCAGCAGCGATAGCACCGATAAAAACACATCGTTGGTATCCATTTTGTCAACATCGGCAGGCATAATTACCCAGTTAATTGGCGGCACATTTTTAGCCATATACAACTCTACTTTAAAACAGGCGCTTGATTATACCACCAACCTGCAAAAAACAAGTACAGTAGGTACATCCCTGGCCATACTAAACAGTATTGAAATAGACGACGAAGATGTAATGCTTGCCGACCCAACTATCGCCGGCAAGCTTGTCGATGCCAAAATAGGAATAGCCAAGCAACTGATTGAGCAATCGAAGTGA
- a CDS encoding lmo0937 family membrane protein, whose translation MNSLLYIIAVILIIGWAIGAFVYSVGSLIHILLVIAIIALILGFLRRDTAI comes from the coding sequence ATGAATTCATTACTGTATATTATTGCCGTTATCCTGATCATAGGATGGGCAATTGGAGCGTTTGTTTACTCTGTAGGTAGTTTAATCCACATCCTGTTGGTTATTGCTATTATAGCCCTAATACTCGGCTTTTTACGCAGGGACACAGCAATATAG
- a CDS encoding carboxylesterase/lipase family protein: MNKNSTFWALLAICLLPLFGYSQSSDAIIAGESVAVTSTDAGQVRGYVHNGTFNYKGIPYATAKRFMAPEKPAPWQGVRASLVYGAVCPIDPTTTVNDPIEFGFQHNWGYMNEDCLKLNVWTPGINDQKKRPVMVWLHGGGFAAGSAIELPSYDGENLSKKGDVVVVSINHRLNLLGFLNLSAYGDKYKSSANVGMMDIVAALQWVKQNIASFGGDPDNVTIFGQSGGGGKVTTLMAAPSAKGLFHKAIVQSGSYQSKFMDNDVSKRIGAAMLEVLNLQPNQADSLQTISYERLSAAAKKALPKVAQQLKTEGKSVAGFGLGWEPVNDGVFLPYQLNDPAAAELSKNIPLLVGSTKTEFMASLINPAIRNFSMDDVKGYLQKKYADKTEAYMAEVLKAYPGTVKPSDYLDIDLATFRPGVIRQANAKSAVTGAAPVYMYMFTWQSPVADGMFKSIHCIDICFEFDNIKRCEEMTGGGKDAYALANKMSQAWINFARTGNPNAKGLPNWPAYTAQNGAAMLFDNKAEVKYHHDAALLQMASAK; the protein is encoded by the coding sequence ATGAATAAAAACTCAACATTTTGGGCTTTGCTGGCCATTTGCCTGCTGCCATTATTTGGCTACAGCCAAAGCAGCGATGCCATTATTGCCGGCGAAAGTGTAGCCGTAACCAGCACCGATGCAGGGCAGGTACGCGGGTACGTCCACAACGGTACCTTTAATTACAAAGGCATACCTTACGCAACTGCCAAACGTTTTATGGCACCCGAAAAGCCCGCTCCATGGCAGGGTGTCCGCGCATCGCTGGTATACGGCGCTGTTTGTCCTATCGACCCAACCACTACTGTTAACGACCCTATTGAGTTTGGCTTTCAGCACAACTGGGGCTATATGAATGAGGATTGTCTGAAACTCAACGTTTGGACTCCAGGCATTAACGATCAAAAGAAACGCCCCGTAATGGTTTGGCTGCATGGCGGCGGTTTTGCTGCCGGCTCGGCCATTGAACTGCCATCCTATGATGGCGAAAACCTGAGCAAAAAAGGCGATGTTGTGGTGGTATCCATTAACCATCGTTTAAACCTGCTGGGCTTTTTAAACCTGTCGGCCTATGGCGATAAATATAAATCATCGGCCAACGTGGGTATGATGGATATTGTTGCTGCCCTGCAATGGGTAAAACAAAATATAGCCAGCTTTGGCGGCGATCCGGATAACGTAACTATTTTTGGCCAGTCGGGTGGTGGCGGCAAGGTTACTACCTTAATGGCGGCGCCATCAGCAAAAGGCTTGTTCCATAAAGCTATTGTACAAAGCGGCAGTTACCAGTCAAAATTTATGGATAACGATGTATCAAAAAGAATTGGCGCGGCTATGCTGGAAGTATTGAACCTGCAGCCAAACCAGGCTGATTCGTTACAAACCATATCATACGAACGCCTGAGCGCCGCCGCAAAAAAAGCGTTACCTAAAGTTGCCCAGCAATTAAAAACCGAAGGTAAATCCGTTGCCGGTTTTGGCCTGGGCTGGGAGCCGGTTAACGATGGCGTGTTTTTACCCTACCAGTTAAATGACCCGGCCGCTGCCGAACTATCAAAAAACATTCCCTTACTGGTTGGCTCAACTAAAACCGAATTTATGGCCTCGCTGATAAACCCGGCTATCCGTAACTTTAGTATGGACGATGTTAAAGGATATCTTCAAAAAAAATATGCTGATAAAACAGAAGCTTATATGGCCGAGGTTTTAAAAGCCTACCCGGGCACTGTAAAACCATCCGATTACCTGGATATCGATTTAGCAACTTTCAGGCCGGGTGTTATCCGCCAGGCCAACGCAAAATCGGCAGTAACCGGCGCGGCGCCGGTTTATATGTATATGTTTACCTGGCAATCACCAGTGGCCGATGGCATGTTTAAATCCATCCATTGTATCGATATCTGTTTTGAGTTTGATAACATTAAACGCTGCGAAGAAATGACCGGCGGTGGTAAGGATGCCTACGCCTTAGCCAATAAAATGAGCCAGGCCTGGATAAATTTTGCCCGTACCGGTAACCCAAATGCCAAAGGCTTACCCAACTGGCCTGCTTACACCGCCCAAAACGGCGCGGCTATGTTATTTGATAACAAAGCCGAAGTAAAATATCATCATGACGCTGCCCTGCTTCAAATGGCATCGGCAAAATAA
- a CDS encoding response regulator, giving the protein MEMTTEKLSVIIADDHTLFINGLSMLLQNEPDIEIMNTAANGKEVLGLLHTHTPTLVLLDINMPGINGFEVLKRIKSYYPKIKVVMLSTYNEQHLIEKAKATGADGYLFKNAEKEELLRVMRQVAQGQQCFPYKPPVVNSTFDDADPFLKQFQLTKRETELLQFIKQDYTNQQMANHLHLSIYTVETHRKNIMQKLNLKNPVELTKFILQYNL; this is encoded by the coding sequence ATGGAAATGACAACTGAAAAACTATCAGTGATCATAGCAGATGATCATACATTATTTATAAACGGGCTTAGCATGTTATTGCAAAATGAGCCGGATATTGAGATCATGAATACAGCGGCAAATGGCAAAGAGGTGTTGGGGCTGCTGCATACCCATACGCCCACGCTGGTATTGCTTGATATTAACATGCCGGGCATTAATGGCTTCGAGGTGCTTAAACGGATAAAGTCTTACTATCCCAAAATAAAGGTGGTAATGCTATCAACCTATAACGAACAACACCTTATTGAAAAAGCAAAGGCCACCGGCGCCGATGGTTACCTGTTTAAAAATGCCGAAAAAGAGGAACTATTGAGGGTAATGCGGCAAGTAGCCCAGGGGCAGCAATGCTTTCCGTACAAACCGCCGGTTGTTAACTCCACATTTGATGACGCCGACCCTTTTTTAAAGCAATTTCAGCTTACGAAAAGAGAAACCGAATTGCTGCAATTTATTAAGCAGGACTATACCAACCAGCAAATGGCCAATCACCTGCACTTAAGCATTTATACTGTTGAAACACACCGCAAAAACATCATGCAAAAACTGAATCTGAAAAACCCGGTGGAACTTACCAAGTTTATATTGCAGTATAATTTGTAA
- a CDS encoding M20/M25/M40 family metallo-hydrolase, with the protein MKHLSFKTLLGLSLFACTAAYAQQEPIDTAAFRKIRNAELNSSQIPQIAHYLTDVSGPRLTNSPGYKRAATWAVETMKKWGLTNAKMEPWGEFGKQWEVQDFSISMHAPYVQSVRAYPGPWSANTKGLQQGQVILLTPANAMDTAYLASHAADFKGKFVLVTGGAASSADRFEPSATRLADTALANLKDAYMIDKPTIAMYKGYFKIFAKVDELLKSSGALAYITTGSNNHNGTVVVQGYGGYKTTAAETVPKVTMSAEDGQKIKRLILSGHKVELALNISGNLTTDDPKGYNVVAEIPGTDAKLKPQLVMLGGHLDSWQAATGATDNAAGCIVMMEAVRLLDSLGLKPKRTIRIALWSGEEQGLLGSFNYAKKHFMDGTTFALKPEQAKVSAYFNLDNGTGKIRGIYAQNNQAVKPIFTEWFKPFADLGAQTVTMSNTGSTDHLSFDWAGIPGFQFVQDPIDYETRTHHSNLDDYDHLIIDDLKQAAIIVASFVYQTATRPDMLPRKPLIKENFVFDGF; encoded by the coding sequence ATGAAACACTTGAGCTTTAAAACGCTACTGGGCCTTAGCCTGTTTGCCTGCACGGCAGCCTATGCGCAGCAAGAACCCATTGATACAGCGGCCTTCCGTAAAATCAGGAACGCCGAGCTTAACAGTTCCCAAATTCCGCAAATTGCGCATTACCTTACAGATGTTTCGGGCCCAAGGCTCACCAATTCGCCCGGCTACAAGCGGGCCGCCACCTGGGCTGTTGAAACTATGAAAAAATGGGGCTTAACCAATGCTAAAATGGAGCCCTGGGGCGAATTTGGCAAGCAATGGGAGGTGCAGGATTTTAGCATATCAATGCATGCTCCGTATGTGCAATCTGTACGGGCATATCCAGGCCCATGGAGCGCTAATACCAAAGGCTTACAGCAGGGGCAGGTAATACTGCTTACACCTGCAAACGCCATGGATACCGCTTACCTGGCCAGCCATGCAGCCGATTTTAAAGGCAAATTTGTACTGGTAACCGGCGGTGCCGCCAGCAGCGCCGACAGATTTGAACCATCGGCAACGCGATTGGCAGATACCGCCTTGGCCAACCTTAAAGATGCCTACATGATTGACAAACCGACGATAGCGATGTATAAAGGCTACTTTAAAATTTTTGCTAAGGTTGATGAGTTGCTTAAATCATCAGGCGCACTGGCCTATATTACTACCGGCAGCAATAACCATAACGGAACCGTGGTCGTGCAGGGTTATGGCGGTTACAAAACAACCGCGGCCGAAACCGTACCCAAAGTAACCATGTCGGCCGAAGACGGACAAAAAATAAAAAGGCTCATCCTATCCGGCCACAAAGTAGAATTGGCTTTAAATATCAGCGGCAACCTCACAACCGATGATCCCAAAGGCTACAACGTGGTTGCCGAAATTCCTGGCACCGATGCTAAACTGAAACCCCAGCTGGTAATGCTTGGCGGCCATCTTGATTCATGGCAGGCCGCCACGGGTGCCACTGATAACGCCGCCGGCTGTATTGTGATGATGGAGGCCGTGAGATTGCTGGATTCATTGGGACTTAAACCTAAACGAACCATCCGTATAGCCCTTTGGAGCGGTGAAGAACAGGGCTTGTTAGGTTCTTTTAATTATGCAAAAAAACATTTTATGGATGGTACAACATTCGCCCTAAAACCCGAACAAGCAAAAGTATCAGCCTATTTTAACCTTGATAACGGCACCGGCAAAATAAGGGGTATTTATGCCCAAAATAACCAGGCTGTAAAACCCATATTTACCGAATGGTTTAAACCCTTCGCAGACCTGGGCGCTCAAACGGTTACCATGAGTAATACTGGCTCAACAGACCACCTCAGTTTCGATTGGGCGGGCATCCCCGGTTTTCAGTTTGTGCAGGATCCTATTGATTACGAAACCCGCACCCATCACAGCAACCTGGACGATTATGACCACCTGATAATTGACGACCTTAAACAAGCCGCCATTATTGTGGCCTCGTTTGTATACCAAACCGCCACCCGCCCCGATATGCTGCCCCGCAAACCGCTGATTAAAGAAAATTTTGTGTTTGATGGGTTTTAG